Genomic segment of Candidatus Paceibacterota bacterium:
GCAATTCCCGTTGTATCTCATATCAGCACATCAACTGCACAAGTAACACTTGGGCACATTGAGTATCTTGAGACCGTCGCATCAAGCACAGCATCAAGCACTGATTTAGGACTTATAACAAAAAATGGCTACTTCGAATACGGAGAAACACACCAAGTCTGCATCGCAATCTATCCTACCCCGGCTGCATGTCTTCCAAAGACAACAGAGAAAGGTGCAACAACTACCGTGCTCAAGGACCTAAAGCCAAACACAGAGTACTTCGTGCGCTATGTGAAGGATTCAAGCATTCAGTGTATTACCACACCATGCCCTACTAATGAATGGAGGAGTGAGCAAATAGAGTTCAAGACATTAAAAATCGCTTCTACTTCAACAAGCACAACCACTCCGGATCGTGACAATGATCACAAGGATGACAATAAGCAGAAGAAGTTCAAACGTGATCTTTGGTATCGCACACGTGGTGACGAAGTGAAGACACTGCAGGAAATTCTTATTAAACTTGGATTCCTCAAAGGAGAAGCAACGGGCTTTTTCGGCAACGACACCTTTAAAGCAGTCAAGAAATATCAGCGCGAAGTGATGCATATTGCACCTACCGGAAAGGTTGGTCCGATGACACGCGGATCGCTCCATGTTGAAGACTAATGAAAATGAGCACTCCAGTGCTCATTTTTGTTACCTTTACAGAGGAGAAGATATATTCTAGGATGAATCTAGATTTCTTTTCTGGAGACTCTGATGACAATTAAGATCATTCACGGCTCACTGAGCCCCTCGAAAGTAGCTGCAGTAGACAGGACTCTTCTTCAGCATTTCTCGACGCCGTTCACGCTCATCAGCATTCCAGTTGACTCTGGCGTCTCAGAGCAACCTCGTTCGCTCGCAGAGACCGTCAGGGGTGCCAAAATCCGAGCCTGCGAAGCGCTCATCCATGGAAAAGGTGATCTTGGAATCGGTTTAGAATCTGGAATCGCCGAGTTTCCTGGATCAAGAAGTGGCGCAATGGAAATCACCGTCTGCGCGGTATTCAATGGCAAGAACTATGCTCTTGGCACTTCTGCGGGGTTTGAAGTACCAGTGCCGGTCATGGGCGACATCATCGCGAACACACACACGCTCACCGACGGATTCGAGAGCGTTGGATTCATCAAGAGCAAAGCAGAGCGCGAACATGGCGAGGGGAACATCCTCGTGAAGCTCACCCACGGCCTCATGAAGAGGCAGGACCAAAACGAGCAGGCACTCCTCACCGCTCTCGCCCAGCTCAACTTCCCCGACCTTTACGGATACAACACCTAGCATCAAACGCACCCATCGGGTGCGTTTTTCTTTGCATGGCATTTCACCCAGCCCTACCCTATGAAACACTGAGGATTTTTGCTTGCGACGGCTTGGCTGGAGCCCGATAGTGTACAGTGATACATGGAGCGCGAAGCCTGAAGCCGTCCCAAGCAAAAAGACCAGTGCCGAAATGACTACTTACGAGAATACAATAAATTGCGCAATATAAAATGCCGCCCCAAAGGGGCGAGCATTTTAGTAATTGCGCAATTTGTTGATGTTCTCGTGTTGCCTAATCTTCTCGTGCGCTTTCGCCTCGATTTGTCGTATACGCTCACGCGTCACACCAAACTCCTTACCCACTTCCTCAAGCGTGTGCTGCACGCCATCCTCAAGTCCGTGACGCATCTCAAGAATCTTGCGCTCCTTTGGAGAGAGTTCTGCAAGCACTTCCTGAATTTGCTCTGAGAGAATAAGACGAGATACCTCCTGATCAGGAGACAAGATACGCTCATCGGCGATAAATTCACCGAGTGTCGACTTATCTTCATCATCACCAATTGGCTTCTCAAGAGAAACAGTATCTTGATCGATGTTCTGAATGTTTCGGACACGCTCGACTTCGATACCCATTTCCATTGCAATTTCCTCAGCCATTGGCTCGCGACCGAGGTCTTGAGTCAAGCGACGGTGAATTTGCTTATACTTCGCAATCGTCTCCACCATGTGGACAGGAATACGAATGGTACGTGATTGATCGGCAAGCGCACGAGTGATTGCTTGGCGAATCCACCATGTAGCATAGGTACTGAACTTGAATCCCTTAGACCAATCGAACTTATCGACAGCCCTAAAGAGTCCGAGGTTACCCTCCTGAATAAGATCAAGAAGTGTAAGATCAGGAGAACGACCGACATACTTCTTTGCGATAGAAACAACGAGTCGGAGGTTCGCGCGTGCAAGCAGGCCCATAGCCTCCTCGTCACCCGCTGCGATGCGCTGTGCGAGCTCACGCTCGTCCTTTGCCATAAGCAGTGGGTACTGACCAATTTCGCGGAGATACATCTGCGTAGAGTCACCACCTGCACCCTTACCGAGCTTACGGGTGATGAGTTCCTCATCGGTGTGCACATCAAGCAAACCACCGGACTCAATCACATCAACACCAAGATTTGAAAGGCGCTCATAGATATCATCAAGGAAATCGATATTGTTCTCGATCTCTGGATACGTACGAAGAATTTCGTCATAGGTTACGAAACCACGCTCACGTCCACGATGGACAAGCGACTGAAGCTTCTCCTCAAGGCCCTTACGAGCGCGCTCACCGGTCTTTGGTGGGTGCGGAGCAAGCTTCACCTTTTCATGCTTCTCTGCCTTCTTCGAGGCCTTTGTAGGCGCCTGAGGTACCTTCTTCACTGGAGCAGCTACTTTCTTCGCCGGCTGCACCTTCTTGGCTGGTGCTACCTTCTTAGCCGGTGCGGCTTTCTTTGGTGCAACCTTTTTTGCAGGAGCTGCCTTCTTTGGTGCTGCCACCTTCTTCGTAGGCACTGCCTTCTTTGGAGCTACCTTCTTCGCAGGAGCCACCTTCTTTACCGCAACCTTCTTCGCAGGTGTTGCCTTCTTTGGCGCCACCTTCGTTGTCTTCTTTGTTGTAGCCATATGATAGTGTGATATTAGTAAAAATAAGGGTTTTTGCAACCTATACAGCACAGGGACCAGCTGTCCTTGTTATCCTAATAGAGATGGGCTCTATTACGCATGCGATCCTCAACGGCAATGATTCGTGGAGTGAGTGAACGGTACTGAGACATGAATTGGGACGTATCCTCTCGTGCACTCTCAGCTCGCGCAATTTCTCTAAGCAGAAACTCTTGACGCTCCTTCAATAATTCACGCTCGATACGATCAAGTAGTTCCTCGGCGATTTCCTCAAGCTTTGCTTCAGGAGTATATCTGCTCTCTGCCATAATCAAGAGACGCGATGCGTCACCTTCATCTGGCGCAAGTGGCGCTACCTCAAGTTCTTTAAAAAGTCGCTCTCGAGATTCCCGCACTGCAGCGTGGGAAAGCTTGGCCTCAGGATGGATTTCTTGCCAAAGCAATAATCCAAGCAGTTCTTCCTCAGCACGAATGCGTGGGGACACATTGCGAACGGGTGGACGTTCTATGACCACTTCAGTTCGTTCATCTTCATATACGGGCTCTTGCTCAGCTTCTCGCACAGAGCGCTTAAGGTCATCCCAAACGACATCTTCGCGGACTCCAAGAAGGCGTGCAACCTCAAGCACAAGATGTGCCTGTGCGATCCTGCTTGGTACTGCAGCAACCAACGGAAACACCTCTTTATTAATGCGCTCGCGGAGTGGTTCGCCATGAAGTCCCAATTTGACATACAGTCTAAGCAGATAAGGCACCACGGGCTCAGCAGATGCAAGTACTTCATCCCATTTTCCAGGATGGAGGGCGATGAAGTCTGCGGGGTCTTTGCCATCAGGAATAGTGGCTACACGGACCTGTATGTCTTGTGTGAGTGCAAGCTTCGCACTACGTAGTGTTGCCTGCACACCCGCGCTATCTGCATCAAGTGCAAGAATGATCTTATTGGTCAGACGCTTGATGAGCGAAATTTGTGGAGGAGTCAAAGCAGTCCCAGAAATTGCAATCGTATGCTCAGCGCCTGCCTGATGTGCCATGATACAGTCCATCTGCCCTTCGACGAGTACTGCACAGTCTGCCTTACGCATAGGAACCTTTGCCCTATCATACGCGAAAAGCACGCGTGACTTGTCATAGAGTTCCCCTTCAGGAGAATTAAGATACTTCGCAACTGGTGTACCATCGGGAGCCTTTTGATCTCCCCAGACACGACCAGTAAATGCAATCACGCGACCAGACGGATCCATGATAGGAAACATGATGCGTCCACGGAAAGTATCATAATACCCTTTTCCTTCGATCTTCTTTACGACACGAGAACGCTCGATTTCAGAATCTGCAAAACCTTTTGCATGAAGTGCGTCATAAAGTGCGCGCCACTCAAGCGGTGCAAATCCGATGCGGAACTTCGCTATTGTCTCATCAGTAAGACCGCGACTGTGAAGGTATACTCGTGCCTCATCGTGCTTTGCAAGATGTGCCTCAAATATCTTTGTCGCAACTTCCATAAGTTCTACGAGCCTTTCTTTCGCATTTTTTTGCTGGTTCAATAGTTCACTACTGCGTTCAGGTAATTGCACTCCCGCCTTAGCGGCAAGCACCTGAAGTGCCTCAGGAAATGATAGACCCTCAATCTCTTGGACGAATGTGAAAATGTCTCCACCTTTAGCGCAACCAAAACAATAATATGCGTCACGAGCAGGAGAAACGTTGAATGATGGTGTACGCTCCTTATGAAACGGACAAAGCGCGCGGAAGTTACTCCCTGCACGCTCCAATCTCACATATGTTCCAACTACTTCGGCAATAGGTAGTCGTGCTTTTATTTGTGCGA
This window contains:
- a CDS encoding inosine/xanthosine triphosphatase, giving the protein MTIKIIHGSLSPSKVAAVDRTLLQHFSTPFTLISIPVDSGVSEQPRSLAETVRGAKIRACEALIHGKGDLGIGLESGIAEFPGSRSGAMEITVCAVFNGKNYALGTSAGFEVPVPVMGDIIANTHTLTDGFESVGFIKSKAEREHGEGNILVKLTHGLMKRQDQNEQALLTALAQLNFPDLYGYNT
- the dnaG gene encoding DNA primase, with the protein product MHRGETLKSMDHIAQIKARLPIAEVVGTYVRLERAGSNFRALCPFHKERTPSFNVSPARDAYYCFGCAKGGDIFTFVQEIEGLSFPEALQVLAAKAGVQLPERSSELLNQQKNAKERLVELMEVATKIFEAHLAKHDEARVYLHSRGLTDETIAKFRIGFAPLEWRALYDALHAKGFADSEIERSRVVKKIEGKGYYDTFRGRIMFPIMDPSGRVIAFTGRVWGDQKAPDGTPVAKYLNSPEGELYDKSRVLFAYDRAKVPMRKADCAVLVEGQMDCIMAHQAGAEHTIAISGTALTPPQISLIKRLTNKIILALDADSAGVQATLRSAKLALTQDIQVRVATIPDGKDPADFIALHPGKWDEVLASAEPVVPYLLRLYVKLGLHGEPLRERINKEVFPLVAAVPSRIAQAHLVLEVARLLGVREDVVWDDLKRSVREAEQEPVYEDERTEVVIERPPVRNVSPRIRAEEELLGLLLWQEIHPEAKLSHAAVRESRERLFKELEVAPLAPDEGDASRLLIMAESRYTPEAKLEEIAEELLDRIERELLKERQEFLLREIARAESAREDTSQFMSQYRSLTPRIIAVEDRMRNRAHLY
- a CDS encoding peptidoglycan-binding domain-containing protein; this translates as MKKILILSGIFLLSATSASAMSVKYLGPPIRAKAIPVVSHISTSTAQVTLGHIEYLETVASSTASSTDLGLITKNGYFEYGETHQVCIAIYPTPAACLPKTTEKGATTTVLKDLKPNTEYFVRYVKDSSIQCITTPCPTNEWRSEQIEFKTLKIASTSTSTTTPDRDNDHKDDNKQKKFKRDLWYRTRGDEVKTLQEILIKLGFLKGEATGFFGNDTFKAVKKYQREVMHIAPTGKVGPMTRGSLHVED
- a CDS encoding sigma-70 family RNA polymerase sigma factor — encoded protein: MATTKKTTKVAPKKATPAKKVAVKKVAPAKKVAPKKAVPTKKVAAPKKAAPAKKVAPKKAAPAKKVAPAKKVQPAKKVAAPVKKVPQAPTKASKKAEKHEKVKLAPHPPKTGERARKGLEEKLQSLVHRGRERGFVTYDEILRTYPEIENNIDFLDDIYERLSNLGVDVIESGGLLDVHTDEELITRKLGKGAGGDSTQMYLREIGQYPLLMAKDERELAQRIAAGDEEAMGLLARANLRLVVSIAKKYVGRSPDLTLLDLIQEGNLGLFRAVDKFDWSKGFKFSTYATWWIRQAITRALADQSRTIRIPVHMVETIAKYKQIHRRLTQDLGREPMAEEIAMEMGIEVERVRNIQNIDQDTVSLEKPIGDDEDKSTLGEFIADERILSPDQEVSRLILSEQIQEVLAELSPKERKILEMRHGLEDGVQHTLEEVGKEFGVTRERIRQIEAKAHEKIRQHENINKLRNY